A genomic region of Desulfovibrio sp. contains the following coding sequences:
- a CDS encoding response regulator — protein MTRPRQIHVLLLSESESMAALDRRALREVGVDRIEGLTSGVAAARMLAGLDEFPPSFKPDVVICSQRLSDMDGEQFCAILRLHPLLLDMPVLLILPHDSEVEQLRTLGCGASALISRPYSFSQLKAHLDFLANSRSSLDDLEKAAHLADTRAFDEAVATYGILLKPIRQPEDYFRVGMQCLEQRKWNSAINAFQRAMRGALIQGKAELGMAAAWKGKGDMARYRHYLSLAAATFVRARQWNRARAVYARMLQEDPAARSPFLSEALQQIRQGNFDFAAGILAQGYEITPREQISERMAQICLATDTPDDMLKSMEACLEQALGADAEALSAEIRTTLETLTREAEAKKIEDAAERQWRAGRQAARERGDAEGTPAEWANDPLMQVGQAQMGNVQANQAQTAGVAPQAGARQHGQIGIALADEDEPDTPSQQGSAARAGNLRAGQGASSPVIPLWGEHEGAAQATQNTRTTQEAQPAISGNTPIPPLLDPLARGKSSGSLIGGKSSLTDMMSIVKFTWKQAFRK, from the coding sequence ATGACCCGCCCACGGCAGATCCATGTTCTTCTTCTCAGCGAAAGCGAATCAATGGCCGCTCTGGACAGACGCGCTCTGCGCGAAGTCGGGGTTGACCGCATTGAAGGTCTGACCTCCGGCGTGGCGGCAGCGCGCATGTTGGCTGGCCTTGACGAATTTCCCCCTTCTTTCAAGCCCGATGTGGTCATCTGCTCGCAGCGCCTTTCTGACATGGACGGCGAACAGTTCTGCGCCATCCTGCGCCTGCACCCCCTGCTGCTCGACATGCCCGTACTGCTGATTCTGCCCCACGACAGCGAGGTGGAGCAACTCCGCACACTTGGCTGCGGCGCAAGCGCACTCATATCAAGGCCGTACTCCTTCAGCCAGCTCAAGGCCCATCTTGATTTTCTGGCCAACTCGCGTTCTTCGCTTGATGATCTGGAAAAAGCCGCCCACCTTGCAGACACCAGAGCCTTTGACGAGGCCGTGGCCACCTACGGTATCCTGCTCAAGCCCATTCGCCAGCCTGAAGACTATTTCCGCGTGGGCATGCAGTGCCTTGAACAGCGCAAATGGAACAGCGCCATCAATGCCTTCCAGCGGGCCATGCGTGGCGCGCTTATTCAGGGCAAGGCGGAGTTGGGCATGGCTGCGGCGTGGAAGGGCAAGGGCGACATGGCCCGCTACCGCCACTATCTTTCGCTGGCGGCAGCCACATTCGTGCGCGCGCGGCAGTGGAACCGCGCCCGCGCTGTCTATGCCCGCATGCTTCAGGAAGATCCCGCAGCGCGCAGCCCGTTTTTGTCCGAGGCCTTGCAGCAGATACGCCAGGGCAACTTTGATTTTGCAGCAGGAATTTTGGCTCAGGGGTACGAAATCACGCCCAGAGAGCAGATCAGTGAGCGCATGGCTCAGATATGCCTTGCAACAGATACCCCGGACGACATGCTGAAAAGCATGGAAGCCTGCCTTGAACAGGCCTTGGGCGCTGACGCCGAAGCCTTGAGCGCAGAAATCCGCACCACCCTTGAAACCCTGACCCGCGAGGCCGAGGCCAAAAAAATTGAGGACGCGGCAGAACGCCAGTGGCGGGCAGGCCGTCAGGCCGCCAGGGAGCGCGGAGACGCAGAAGGCACGCCCGCAGAATGGGCAAATGACCCTCTGATGCAGGTGGGTCAGGCGCAAATGGGCAATGTGCAGGCCAATCAGGCTCAGACCGCAGGCGTGGCCCCCCAGGCTGGTGCGCGGCAGCACGGGCAGATTGGCATTGCCCTTGCCGACGAGGACGAACCGGATACACCATCCCAGCAGGGTTCTGCCGCCAGAGCAGGTAATCTGCGCGCCGGGCAGGGTGCCTCCTCGCCAGTCATCCCCTTGTGGGGGGAGCATGAGGGCGCAGCCCAGGCAACGCAGAACACCCGCACCACGCAGGAGGCGCAGCCTGCCATTTCAGGCAATACCCCCATCCCGCCGCTGCTCGACCCTCTCGCGCGGGGCAAAAGTTCCGGAAGCCTGATTGGCGGCAAAAGCAGCCTCACGGACATGATGTCCATAGTAAAATTTACATGGAAGCAGGCCTTCCGCAAATAG
- a CDS encoding MATE family efflux transporter, giving the protein MFEKIFSLSEARRFYAVGLPIFIAQLSQTGMTFADTAMSGLYSAQALAAVAVAGSIWAPVALLGIGCLLALSPLSAQLVGSGRPDRAAHLLRQGLWLTLAMSVVLVSFYYAVSFHLDLFGLEPALADMAGAYLRAIMWGLPGFLFFVNLRSFLEGFSRTRPAMVIGLLGLALNVPCNYVFIYGKFGLPELGGVGCGVASAISFWFMGLCMLYYLRRDPQYKCLGPLFAPLFRRGSAEEPRFDGALVLRVFRIGFPGALALFFEVSLFALSAILLAPLGTVMVAGHQIALNFGALVFMVPLSISMTATIRVGRYLGAQQAERAKIVARTALTLSVVFALLIATLTVLFRHSIVAIYTQDAAVAALAMQLLLYQAAYQIVDGLQVTGIGILRGHNDTRIISVICFGAYWIIGLPLGFALARTNLLVPSMGAAGFWIAYIVALGFGAACYLWRVRHLHSLTTEDMLQRVKR; this is encoded by the coding sequence ATGTTTGAAAAAATATTCTCCCTTTCCGAGGCCCGCCGTTTTTACGCGGTGGGGCTGCCCATCTTCATTGCCCAGCTTTCGCAAACGGGCATGACCTTTGCCGATACTGCCATGAGCGGGCTTTACAGCGCCCAGGCTCTGGCCGCTGTGGCCGTTGCGGGTTCCATATGGGCCCCTGTGGCCCTGCTTGGCATTGGCTGTCTGCTGGCGCTCTCCCCCTTAAGCGCGCAACTGGTGGGTTCCGGGCGGCCTGACCGTGCGGCGCATCTGCTGCGGCAGGGCTTGTGGCTTACCCTAGCCATGAGCGTTGTGCTGGTGAGCTTTTATTACGCGGTCTCGTTCCATCTGGATCTTTTTGGGCTTGAGCCCGCGCTTGCAGACATGGCCGGGGCGTATCTGCGCGCCATCATGTGGGGGCTGCCGGGATTTCTGTTTTTTGTGAACCTGCGCAGCTTTCTTGAGGGCTTTTCCCGCACTCGGCCTGCCATGGTCATAGGCCTGCTCGGGCTGGCGCTCAATGTTCCCTGCAACTACGTTTTTATTTACGGCAAGTTCGGCTTGCCGGAGCTTGGCGGGGTGGGCTGCGGCGTGGCCTCTGCCATCAGCTTCTGGTTCATGGGCCTGTGCATGCTGTATTATCTGCGCCGCGACCCTCAGTATAAATGCCTGGGGCCGCTGTTTGCGCCCCTGTTTCGCCGCGGCAGCGCAGAAGAGCCACGCTTTGACGGGGCGCTGGTCTTGCGGGTATTCCGTATTGGTTTTCCCGGTGCGTTGGCCCTGTTTTTTGAAGTTTCGCTCTTTGCCCTCAGCGCTATTTTGCTGGCTCCTTTGGGTACGGTCATGGTGGCTGGTCACCAGATTGCCCTTAACTTTGGCGCGTTGGTGTTCATGGTGCCGCTTTCCATCAGCATGACGGCAACCATACGCGTTGGCCGCTACCTTGGGGCGCAACAGGCCGAGCGCGCCAAGATTGTGGCCCGCACGGCCCTGACCCTGAGCGTTGTTTTTGCGCTGCTCATTGCCACGCTTACCGTGCTGTTCCGCCATAGCATTGTGGCTATTTATACCCAGGATGCGGCGGTGGCCGCCCTGGCCATGCAACTCCTGCTTTATCAAGCCGCCTACCAGATTGTGGACGGCTTGCAGGTGACGGGCATAGGCATTCTGCGCGGGCATAACGATACGCGGATTATTTCCGTCATCTGTTTTGGGGCCTACTGGATTATCGGGCTGCCCTTAGGTTTTGCCCTGGCACGTACAAACCTTCTGGTCCCCTCGATGGGGGCGGCGGGCTTTTGGATTGCCTACATCGTGGCCCTGGGATTCGGGGCGGCATGTTACCTCTGGCGGGTGCGGCATCTGCACTCGCTTACAACCGAAGACATGCTCCAGCGCGTGAAGCGTTAG
- a CDS encoding 1,4-dihydroxy-6-naphthoate synthase — MSALPPPNLSFGLSPCPNDTYIFHAMLHGLVPVPAPITPHMADVEELNNLARQKALDVTKMSLGATTEIMQDYALMSSGAALGWGCGPLVVARKNLKPEDWRNATVAVPGLLTTANLLLTLHGGFQGPRKEMLFSDVMSAVSNGEADLGLIIHEGRFTYARQGLVKLLDLGQWWEAEFSLPLPLGAIAVRRDLPIPLARRVQNTITASLAYANAHPDDSREFIRSHAQEMEESVTSAHIKTFVTDFSLDLGPAGRAAIQSLVGRAADIMGKTLPSEGLFLR; from the coding sequence ATGTCTGCCTTGCCGCCGCCAAATCTGTCATTCGGTCTTTCGCCCTGCCCCAACGATACCTATATTTTTCATGCCATGCTGCATGGGCTGGTGCCTGTTCCCGCGCCCATCACGCCGCATATGGCCGATGTGGAAGAACTGAACAACCTTGCCCGGCAAAAGGCGCTGGACGTCACCAAAATGTCGCTTGGCGCAACCACCGAGATCATGCAGGATTATGCCCTGATGTCTTCGGGCGCTGCCCTTGGTTGGGGCTGCGGCCCCCTTGTGGTGGCGCGCAAAAACCTCAAGCCCGAAGACTGGCGCAATGCCACGGTGGCCGTGCCCGGCCTCCTGACCACGGCCAACCTGCTGCTGACCCTGCACGGCGGTTTTCAGGGGCCGCGCAAGGAGATGCTGTTCAGCGACGTTATGTCTGCCGTGAGCAACGGCGAGGCTGATCTTGGTCTGATCATCCACGAGGGGCGTTTTACCTACGCCCGGCAGGGGCTTGTAAAACTGCTTGATCTGGGGCAGTGGTGGGAGGCGGAGTTTTCTCTGCCGCTGCCGCTGGGGGCCATTGCCGTGCGGCGCGACCTGCCCATACCCCTTGCCCGGCGCGTGCAGAATACCATTACTGCCAGCCTGGCTTACGCCAACGCGCACCCTGATGATTCGCGCGAATTTATCCGTTCGCATGCGCAGGAAATGGAAGAAAGCGTCACCAGCGCCCATATCAAGACCTTTGTGACGGATTTCAGCCTTGATCTCGGCCCGGCGGGGCGAGCTGCCATTCAATCCCTTGTGGGGCGTGCCGCAGATATCATGGGCAAGACCCTGCCTTCTGAAGGGCTGTTTTTGCGCTAG